From the Brienomyrus brachyistius isolate T26 chromosome 23, BBRACH_0.4, whole genome shotgun sequence genome, the window CGTAAGCGCGGACTCGGCAGCCTCCGTCAGGCCGTAAGCGTGGACTCGGCAGCCTCCGTCAGGCCGTAAGCGCGGACTCGGCAGCCTCCGTCAGGGCGTAAGCGCGGACTCGGCAGCCTCCGTCAGGGCGTAAGCGCGGACTCGGCAGCCTCCGTCAGCTGGCCAAGGTGGCTCACGCCCTTCGGAAACTGCTGAACCTCCGACTCTCAGTATCTATGTGCACTTTCCGGAAGCGTGTTCTCAGCTCAGTCATGCCCACTGCACTGCAACCACGACACTGCAAGTATTACAAAAGCTGGGATGCAAGAGAGTGTATCTCAAGCTACGTGGAACTTGAGGAAAATGATGGCTGCACATAAGATGTAAAACACACTCAACAAACCAAGGAGTCATATTTGCACTTAACGTACATGATCGAACAAAAATCGAACATACAATAACCCTATGCACAATTCAAACTGCCAACAACGAGGCACAATAACTCAGAGAACCTCTCACCCCCCTTAGCATCACCAACCATCCATAATAAGCATCCTCACCCATGAATTCAAACACCAGGTAGATGTCTTTGTCATTCTGGGCTCTTATTACATTAAGCAGCTTGACGATGTTGGAATGACCTCCAAACTCCTGAGAACAAGCAACAGCAAGTCAATTTCACCAACACTCCAGGGGAAAACCATCCAACATAACACTACATCTGTGTGTGTAAGGCCTACACAAGGGTATTAATTCAAAACCTTCATGTTGTGCATAGGGATTTAACTTCTTACCTGCAGGAACAAGATTTCACGAAACGTCCTCTGTagattgaattaataaaaacaattaGACAAAGCAATAAATTCTGCTGCAAAAATCTAAGGATCTGAACATGTCACTTTTATCCTTTTCTTATAGTACCGCAGTCTGCAAAGGATCAGAATGTTTGCTTGGAAGATCACAGTGCCGACACCTTTTCCCAGACCCATAATTCTTTGTTTGATTCCCTGTTTGTGGTGTCATACCTAAAAGAATTTTCTTCCAAACCACCCCACTGATTTTTGTGTTTATATTTGCATTACATAATACCCCCATATCCCTTACTTGAGCATCAGTCCTGTTCCGAAAAGCATCAAATATCTTTTTCACGGCCACAACTTCTCCTGTTTTGCGGTCGACGGCCTTCCACACAATCCCGTAGGCCTGGAAGAGGGATGGGGTGGGAGGTTGGGGGGTCACAGGGAGAATACGCAGGCAGATCATACAGCTATCCCCAAGGCCAGCTGTGGACACTAACAAGCACCATGTGACATTGACAGTATATAAACATCGTTGCTAAGCGACCCTGAATAGGTCCAATTATCAGTGacacagaggaaaaaaatagaGGGAAAACCACAGAGCAGGGGAACGTTAACACACACATCACTGGGGGTGACACCAGCGGTGAAGGTTAGAGCGGGGAGGCAAAAAATAGCTGCCTTTctctgggggcagtgctcaTTCCAGTGCTCATTCCAGTGCCGAAAGCCTTATCAGGTTATGCTGTGCTGAGTCACAGCTCCAGGTGGACAAGAGCAATTAAACTGCCTGTGCTTCGTTTAATAAAAACTGGATAAGAATCTAATTAAACCGACAGGCTGGATGATTAAATTTCATGcatgcatttatatttaaacCAACTTGATTTGTCCATATACAAGAcaatgtggtgtgtgtgtgtgtgtgtgtgtgtgtgtgtatgtaacaCTAGGCCTACACAAAATTCACTTTGGTATATAGCATGGTTTTCAGTTCACAGTTTAGTGCAATTTCAGTACagcaggaacatagaattcctTTTGAAAGTGTTTATTAAAACTGCAGTTAGGAACAGCTGTAAACCGTCAACATGTCATATTAACAAGACCTAACTGATGCTCTTTTGCACActaaaaatatgtaaaatacatAATTTTTTTACAAGACTGCAGAATAACAATCATAATAAATTAAATCCCTTGTCGTCCACCACTGAGTCGGTCACATATCTATAGAGATAAACACCCCTATAGCCATTGTTATTCTTTTAGACCTGACTGAGTTTCCTGGGAAAAGTACCTTAAACGCCACAGAAACCTAACTTGCGGAAACAGTCTCTGCCATGGTCCGCTTATACACACACTCAGATGATGTCGTCTCTAATGAATTAGCACGTCCGGTGCCTTTCCAGCAACACATCAGAGTTCGGTATAACATAGCTGACAGAGTCATGGTCGTATCAACTACCGTCTCTCCAGGGTTGGTGTAATTTATTGGGAAATCAAAATGTTCCAAAAGTAGGCCTATTGATTTAAGTGACATGGGAGGGTCTTTGGGTTCTGCAGCAGTCACCGTAACCAAGTTAAACCCAAAATGATGTAATTGAACAGCGCACAACAATGTGTACCATTATAGATATGTCGTCCCTGGAAATGTAAAGAAAATCCACAATCAGAAGGGAGTTTGTATAAAGGTAAGGGGTTGAGAAATGCCCGTTCGGTCTACACCCAAAATGCTACAGATTTTTCCCACATTCTTAAATACCCAAACAGAGTGATTAGGTTCGGCAAATCCCATTTTTTTCAGTCAGCAGACTGATTACACAATACTGAGAGTGTGACGTTCGAATCCAAAACAAGGATTCTCAGTGGTTTCTTTGCAAGCGTACCAGTGTTCTGACGAGTTGAGCTACTTTGTCGAGTTAGGCTACCGTAGTGCTAATCGATAGCCCCAACTCTAACCCTTAgattaaccctaatcccaaaacggtgaaactgcacatgcgcagaaaGGCTCGACAGGTAGCTCAATTTATCAGAACAGCGGCTCATATGTTCTCTGCTCCCCCGTTCTCTGACAGGCagagggcattctgcagctatTACCATTATATACAGAAGCCTGTGCGACCAAGTTAACGGCTACGAAACTAGACACCACCTTAGTACCTCCATATGGCCAGAAGAATCAGCTCATGACCACCTGCCCCATTTACAGTCAGTCATGGGCTCTCCCCATTGACATGTATGTGTATAGTTGAGAGTTAGACACTGTGTGCAAATACAGGCCGGGACTGTGGGCCTGCGGTTTGTGTAGGTAGCATGCGTGCCTTTTAATGGGGCGACTCTTGCAGAAAAAGTTTTAGAAGGACTTCCTTAAAGAAATGtttcatttatattattttctcCCTGTATATGCGGAAACGACACAATACTCGTGATTATAAATGCATATGCATAACCTCAAAGATTTCTACATGGTAAACGTTTATAACAGCTGGTTAACTCTGCTAGGTCAGCAACCTCGCGTCACCAGTGCGTTAACTACCTGATGTACACACAGCATTTATTAAATGTACATAGAAGAATGACCTATGTCCCCATAAAGACAAACTTTCCACATATACAGTGTACGTGTTAAACATCAAGGACCCGGTAGACTTACCCCCTTTCCAAGTCGGCGCTTTATTTCATACTTTTGGGAAATGTGCTCCTCCACTTCAGCGACGTTCATGATGCCGATCGTCGTTGGGTCTTGGTGTTTATTATTATGAGGGCGATCTGGCAGATTAAGTAGCAGACAGTGCAGTGCTAACTTAGATTCAGAGACGCAAAGAGTGTCATCTCTGTCACACGGGCACAAAGCAAGGGGCCGGTGCACAAGAGCCGCATTTTACGCCGGATCTGCGCGGCCGCTACCTGCTGCAGACCCGCCACGCTGACGCTGCTGGCGACGGATTAAGTTCCCGGTATAAAAATCCAGTTAAACTAGCTGTGGTATGCATAAAATCGATTGGACCATTTCTGTTCAAATAAAGGAAGTTATGATCCACCGCTTTCGCCTGAGGCTCGGTTTGCTTGTAACTAGTTTATTGACTTGCTCACCGGGTTAGTTACTGATCAGTCATCGCCATCGGGCGCTTGGACGCCTGCCATTTCACCTCTAGTTGCATTTGAATAGTCTAATAAGTTGTTGGAATGGTAGTGTTTGAGCTTTCGAGACAGTGCACTATGGTCGGGGTTCGGGTCCCCCCGTTTGTATGCTGGGTGTAAACTGTTCGGTTTCCTTTGTATTCGTTTGTTGTCCTGGAGACACGGTCCTACAGGACAGACCGGCTTCTGCTCTTAAAGGCGCCGCACACCGTCTCTCGCCTGCGGGGGAACGGAGCGCCATTCTCTAAAAATGTCCTATAATGTGTTTGAGGTAACCCCCTTTAATTTGTGCATGGGTCTGGCCAGAAGGGGTTGAATTCGGGCAGCATTATGAGGATTCGTTTCTTTTACTTTGAGGGCATTTAACACCACCGAGCATCCGCGCTAGAAAGGGTCAAGTTGACTCTGCTTCAAGGCCCCCAAGGATCACAAATTACCTCACCAACATGCCACGATTATTTTGCAACAATAATGTTTAATCTGACATGGTGCTGAACAACACAGCGAACTTCAAGGAATAATATTGTCACTGTTCCTGTTTACACTACAGACTTCAGGTTCAACTCTTATCTCATGTCATCCTCATTATCAAAAGGATCAAATTGCCATATAAACAATGACATTTATGGAAAATGTTCAGTACTCAGAGACAgacagtttttattttattttagagaCCAGGAGGCAgaagtggagatttcaggtccagagagtacaaatccagaacaaaattttgtttcaaccaaccacttgagtatctgtgactgtgactcttcatactcaactgcttggttgaaacaaaatcttggtctggatttgtactctctggaccggaAATCGGGATTTCCCACATGGGCATATATTATGCAGgggatggggggcgggggttgcAACCTCCcaaataatcaaaaccagccaatacacCCCCCTGGACCtccttaaatgggtggagagaAATTAAGGAGAGTTCAATTGTCATAAAGCGCCAATCACATTATtagaaaacagcagcatttaGATTTACTCTGTTACTCCTTAAATAGTGCggacattaataaaaataagttTGTTTAGTAAGACACTTTGTAATACAACCAATAAGTATGTCTCAAAATACTGGTCAACAAATCGACTGCAGGATGAATGGTACAGAGGTCAGTGTAGTCAGCATACACTATGGACCTGAACCTGGGTTCAGTGCTTGCAgacttttgtgtgtttgtgtgtggggtTCTTACCTGGGCATACCAATATTGTGGCAGGGGGTGGAGGGTCCGGGGCTGATTAGGTCCCTACCGATAATAGAATCAGTCACTGTAAATAATTTTAGTTGTTTTTGCAGTATTATTATTGTATCCTCGACAGTTCATTACTGAATATGTTGTGTACAGTATGCTATTGCAGATcttcagtgcattctgggaaaatgtTTTACTGTAAATCTAAATGCAGTACAGTAATATTCACGGACTGGTAGTCATTAGTTTCTGCTTTTTGTGCAGTTAAATCATCAATTGTCCTTTTTCTTATTTTACATAAAAAGCTAAATACCAGTATTTTGATGGCATAAATACAGTATATTATGTACTGTAAGTTATAGAGTAGCATTTGTATAATAGTATAACGTTGTACTTCATTATACAGTATGccaaaaatgacagtataaagcTGCTTCATTTTGCAATAAACTTAAAAACTACTGTAGTTACACTTACAGTAATTTTACCATGGTATGAAATACAGCAACTACTGGATAACTGTTGCCATTAAGATACTGTTAATTTGACCATAAACATTTTACAGTGATCCTATGCCCTTGGCCATTGCAGGTTTAATTAACGCCCAGGCTTTTTATATCGCctgtatttatatttacattgacTATGATTATATGCATAGCGTGTATAAGTGCCCCACAAAACGCACACGGTGGCTCTCATAATAAATGAAAcggttttttttaaagtattgGATGTTTGTTCAATAAAACGGCAGTACATATATATGACAAGGTTGCCCtatttttaaatagtttaaTCTGGTTTATTTATTATCGTTTGCGTTATAACAGCAGAGTTCTGAGAGTTCTGTGTAGAATATATCTAGAGTATATAACGAGTTCATGGGCTTGATTGCGCAGTAAAACTACTCTTCCATTTTGTCGCAAGGGGGCGACGAAGATAACACCGTCGCTCCGTTTCGCGGCTGTATCCTGACCCTGGATTAAAGTGTGCTGTATTCTTTATTCGGTGTCGTAGAACCCTTATCCAAACGGACTCCACGTTGCTTTCCACGATGTTCGATGGTCTGTTCATTGCACGATATTGATAGTTTCATTTATCCGTTCATTTCCCGCTTGTCCATGTCTGGGTCATTTCGGGGCTCCGGTGATCTCGGAAACAAGGGGCGCCAGAGAGGACGTAACCAAACCGGTcgccaaaccacctcagggcaTACACATCACTTTTGTAGTTTATGTATTATAATTTGTATATTGGTGAATGTTACATGAAATTATTATATATTGCAGGACATCACAACAGTATGACGCGTATGACTGTGACCTCATACGTGTGGATGGTGGGTTTTACTCCCAACCCCGGTTCTGTGTGTGCGGACTTCTGTTCTGTTTACCCCACATGTAGGCATACTGTTTAAAACCATATACCAAACAATTTAACTGATTAACAGTTATGCGttcattattttaaatattgacaCCATAACAGAAATAGTAACAATAGTCCTAAAAGTTATGCtgaactgatttaaaaaaattattgaaaAAAATGCGCTGGCCCGAAATACACATTAGCTCatgtaataatttaaatatcGTTAATAGCCCTAAATGGAACGCGATCATTTAGTGATGGTACGATCTTAAACCAGCGTCCCAGCGATGTATGTGTGCATACATATATGCATTAATGACAGCTGGAGTAGTCAAAGTTACTTTCTGTAGTAACTAATAacttttatatacagtaattgGTAAAGTAATTGAATTACCTTTGAATGAGTAACTGTGACTAATTATTCATTTTCAGTAACTTCCACAACATTGCATACGACATAGTCTGCAGCAAGGGGTGTCAGAGGATTTAAATGTACTCAAGGAATTtccttataataataataataataacccgttatatatttagTAACATTTAATACTTTTGTTAATACCCTTCTAAATTGATCAGAATCGCATTTAAAATTAGTAATTTTATATCTAATacaacattatttaaatatgtcaTACGTCTTATTTTGGAGATCCCACTGAGCTGAAACTAGCACTTTTATTAAAAATTGGCAGGATTACACTTTTAATTGAATGGGCTACCTGTCTGTTGTAGCAAATTGCAAAATAAAATTTCATTAGTCTGTTTGTTGTGTATGTGGATGGTACAAATGAAATAACCTTTTACACTGTCAGCTGGCAACTGAGGAATCGGGAAAGATCAACAGCACGTAGTACAATTAATAAATCAATCTGAACAAAAATGTCGTAATATTGAGagcaatatataaatatacatatttatacttTTGTATTCTTATCCTTGCAATGCAAAATCAACACGTCTAACAAAGAAGGGTCCAAAGTTTTACCAAAGGCTATTTTTAAAACGCGATTCAAAATATTGACATTCTTCTAGATGCATGCGTTGCCTGGCCTACAAAGAAAAACTGCGTCTCCTCCCACGTGAGATCAAAATTATGCGCCGTTATAAATTATACATGACAGAACATTGCTGATAATTTTACACCGTCATAATTCATACCACGTCAAATGTCCCATAGCCTATAAATTGTCTGAAATAGCGGCGCTGTGATAGCCGGTTCCGTGTGCGTTTCAGCTGCAGAAGATCCCGCCCATGGTACTTAAGTTATTGCCTCGTTAATATAAGACGCCTACAGGGCCGCTTTATCTGACAGATGCGCACGAAGACCGGATTTACAGAGGCGTACAAAGTATTTGGccttttctcatttttataGTATAGGCCTGTAACTTTGACTCAGGATGGTACAAGAACCTATTTCGCCATTTAGGATCGCAATTTGCGCATCAATTTTTGTCATTTCAGGTAAGAAGTAATTTCTTGAGCTGCGTCTTAATTTTTACGAAAAAAAAATTACGAATAACCGACCGATGAACGTACTAAAAGATTCAAATGACTATAAATATTAATTCAGTAATGTTTTCCAATCGCAGGAAATGTTTACAGGTTAATGTGAATATCAATAGTGCGTGTGACTGAACTTGGAGGAGATAATAAGAAAAGACGAAAATTCTGATCAGTATTTAGTATTTTAGTTCATCAGCCTACTAACTGTTTATTAATTCCAGACTCTTCCACAGAGCATTTTAATGAATTTGTCATAGTGAAATCAATACAAGCATAATAGTCAACATGTGCAAATAATATGTTGTGCGGATACAATTAAAACCTGCATTGTATATGTTTTACAACAATCAAACCATCACTTTGTAACTGAATATGATGATTATGTAAAAAATTCCATGATGAGGTCAGATGTGTTTATTCGTCATTTATTCATGGTTAGATTTTCTGTCTTTGACTTTTGGAGTTAAGAGTCTGCAAAACATTAAAATTACAGTAAGCAGAACAAATCCATAAGGCtttaaaatatgtaaatgacGATTCAGTACTTCTCGAGCTTTTTGGTATAATAGTATAGTGTAATATCAGAGTCTTTCCATCTGACAGATATCCAGGTACAGGAGTTTGTTGTCATTGTCGCACCAAAAATCAAATCCAACACTCAAAGCCAGGCTAAGGTCGATCGGGCTCAGGTAGAATATTGAAGGATATTCAGAAATGGGTAGAAGATACGGACGGAAAGTCATGCATGGAGAAAACCAAAAACAGGAACTAAGGATCAGACTGTAGCCCGTAAATGAGAACAGAACTTCGTACCTCAAGTGAAGACTTGGGTCTTTAAACGTCCAGTTAACAAGACATACTGGAAAATCACCTTGCAGCTACTTTTTCAGGCAGAGGGAAGCGTTGAGTTAAAGCAACGCGTGTGAGGAGGTGACAGTCAGTATCCTTAGTTGTCTTCAGGTGTGTTGCTTTGCCTTTTCTGAAGGTGAATTTAAGTGCAGATCTCACCGTGGATCCCAGATGAACTTTGCGACTCAGTGAGGCCAAGAAGGAGCAGAGAGGTTCCTCAAGCAGCACCTTCACATGTTCTCATGGTTTCCATATCTGCATCTCCACATGTTTCAGCTGATACTTTACTCAACAGGTGGCTTCACCGTTAGCCCCCTCCAAGCACTCCAGTCCTACCTTCCAGTTCGGTCAATCAGGAGCACAACAACTGGTATCTCTGCCTACTACTTCCCCATTGAGATCATGAACCGCGTCTACAATCAATCGCTCAAAAACCCCAAATCTCCAAACTACAAAACTCTGTATACAGAAGTTACGCAGCTGGTAAGAGCCTGGGCTATATTCACCTCCATACCTTAATAAGAACTATATACTGAAATAGATATACACAAATATTTATTAACACTAAATTGTATGATTACAGGAAGTAGCTAAATAGCCGTAGAATTTGGTCAACATGCATTTGATGATTGATTTTAAGGTCTTTTACTGAATCTTACGCAAGGATAATTTGCTATTTTAGTTGCTGTTttctgtttggataaaatattcAATGACAATGCAAAACCGTAATGTCCGTTTGTTTGTTGTCTTTCAGTTCAAGAGTGTCTTCGGCTGTTCACGTTGCGACACTTTCGATACTTATATGGGTGTTTTAAACATGACCTTCAGGTAGTCATGCGTTTGTTTAAATTGTAATTTCCAGTTTTCTAGTTGCATTCTGTACCATAAACATTactataattttattattattgttattgaagTTAACAGTTTGACTTACATTTTGTAGCTATAATTGTGTTGACATTCAGTCTGTGATTTGACGTTTTTTATATTTTCAGCAACGGATCAGTGATTGCAAACTCAACAATTGCCTTCTCCACAGTATTTATTAATCAGTATGTGGTGAAGAATTTATTCTTACGGGCTGTTGCTGCAAATCCACCAAAGGTCCTGAAGCTGAACACCAGCTACACCAGCGGTAATCAACTTTTTTGCCACTTCGCGATTAAGCCTCAGATTTGGTTTATTCTTTTCTTGCTCTAATTTTTGCTGAGAATATTTGATTATTATAGATGGAAATTTTAATGAAAGCTGTTTAATCTGCTCAGATGTCGCGACCCCAGTACCGGCACCTGTGCCGGGGGCCACTACAACTCCGCTCCCCAGGACAACTCAGCATTACACTCTACATACCAGTCACCTGACTGCTCATAATACGAAGTTTCATTCAACTAGTAGGTCCACACCAAGACCAACTAATTCTCCAACGTACTCAACAAGTCATACAGTACATCATACAATTACTGTATCAAAAGTCTCAACTAGTACTCTCTCCAGAAAACCCACAAGCAGCACAACTAACCATCCAAGGCACACCACTAAAAAAATAAGTAGCTCAACCACTGTTCCATCAAAAAATACTAATCCAACCAAATACAAAACTAGCCCTTTGTCAAGCCATGTTAGTCATGGAAATAGTGGTTCATCTACTGCATCATCGAAGAGTACAACAGATAAGACAACTAGCCATCCATCAAGCCACACTACTAAAAAAATAAGTGGTCCAACTACCGTTCCATCTAAAAAAACGAATCCCACAAAATACACATCCAGCCCTTCGTCAAGCCATGTTAGTCATGGAAATAGTGGTTCATCTACTGCATCATCTAAGAGTACAACAGATAAGTCAACTAGCCATCCATCAAGCTATACTACTCAAACAAAATGTTCATCCACTAGTCCATCGAAAGATACTACTAATTCCGCAAACAACACAGCTAGTCAACCATCAGGCCATGCAACTCACAGAGGTGATGGTTCAACCACCGCATCATCAAAAAGTACTGCAAATAATACAACTCCATCACACCATACTGCTAACAGACCAAATCGATCAACCACTACTCCATCAAAAAATACTACTGATTTCATAAAAATCTCAACTAGACCATCAAGCCATATTAATGACAGAGTAAATGGTACAAGCCCTACTCCATCAAAAAATATTACTCATTCCATGAATATCAGAACTAGTCATCCACCCAATCATGCCACTATTTCAGCGACTACTCCTTTAAAGAAGAGTACTTACTCAACAAAAATAACAACTGGTCCTCTGTCCAGCCATAGTCATCATACTAGTGGTCTTCCCAAAGAAACAACTGGGTTCATATCGCCTACACATGAGCCAACTAAGTCAAGATCAGACACCACATCGTCTCCTTCAGGGACAGCTGTAGCGCCGTACAGCAGCACCACCATCACTAAGCATCCATCAAGCCACACCAGTACTCCTCCCAAAACGGCCACAAACACCACTCACAACACCCTAATGACAGAACATATGAAGATACCCAACACAGCACAGCCCCACCAGAGACCTTCCACGGCCAGTTCCAGCTATGATGGAGTTCCAGGCTGGGGTATCGCCCTGCTGGTGCTGGCCTCCGTGATCCTGCTTCTCCTCATCATATTCTTCATCCTCGCGGTGAGTCCTGCCGATTCTCTCACCAGGCACTGATTGGCTGTGCCCTGCCTCTGAACGCATCTGACTGCAATGTGATCCGTCTTCCCAGCTCTGGCGCTGGTGCTGTCGTCAGGAAGAAACTGGCCCTACGAACATGACGGGAGACCCGAGTCCCTATGAGAAGCTGAATGTAGAGCCCAGTGCCCCTGAATTCCAATCA encodes:
- the LOC125719307 gene encoding salivary glue protein Sgs-3-like — translated: MNIRTSHPPNHATISATTPLKKSTYSTKITTGPLSSHSHHTSGLPKETTGFISPTHEPTKSRSDTTSSPSGTAVAPYSSTTITKHPSSHTSTPPKTATNTTHNTLMTEHMKIPNTAQPHQRPSTASSSYDGVPGWGIALLVLASVILLLLIIFFILALWRWCCRQEETGPTNMTGDPSPYEKLNVEPSAPEFQSKDPNGKIYPEDFEKPKKNRTGMYVVNP